Proteins encoded together in one Planctomyces sp. SH-PL14 window:
- the dps gene encoding DNA starvation/stationary phase protection protein Dps, with product MATKLAVRNDKESHHSANEIHGSEAVSKTLTQGVTDLLDLRMQVKQAHWNIAGSSFFGVHKLLDKLAEELDATIDTTAERQRSLGFITHGTARHVAKNSSLKQLAAETQAIPEVVNHLVDLYLTVGEATKEGIRLADEEEDPGTSDMLVDCLRMLDQHRYLLQSYLMQSE from the coding sequence ATGGCAACGAAACTGGCTGTTCGAAACGACAAGGAATCGCACCACTCCGCCAACGAAATCCACGGCAGCGAGGCGGTGAGCAAGACCCTGACCCAGGGGGTGACCGACCTTCTGGACCTGCGGATGCAGGTGAAGCAGGCGCACTGGAACATTGCGGGATCGAGCTTCTTTGGCGTCCACAAGCTCCTCGACAAGCTGGCCGAGGAGCTCGACGCCACGATCGACACGACTGCCGAACGGCAGCGGTCGCTCGGGTTCATCACCCACGGCACCGCTCGGCATGTCGCCAAGAACTCGTCGCTGAAGCAGCTCGCTGCGGAGACGCAGGCGATCCCCGAAGTGGTGAATCATCTCGTTGACCTGTACCTCACGGTCGGCGAGGCGACGAAGGAAGGAATTCGCCTCGCGGATGAGGAAGAAGATCCCGGGACCTCCGACATGCTGGTGGACTGTCTGCGGATGCTCGATCAGCACCGGTATCTGCTGCAGTCGTACCTGATGCAGTCGGAGTGA
- a CDS encoding PAS domain S-box protein produces the protein MFSKSSAKTSLAIGFLLLVLVLVANALISYRNVRQLNEDGQLVSRALEVQSALGNVETGISRCTANQRGYLLTSDPFFKQRYRENVQLLDVSIRRLRELAQSLEQFPADEADLDQVEQAIEDHVASLDRLFDQPVQTREPAVVDEIAGGEAVVRREAIRNGLARLRSHQDSMLTHLQLVHARTYSSAVLSLTLTGIVGLLLLAFYLWLVQRYVSSRAEAESATRAHRAVLQATLNGIRDGVVATDARGSITFLNPTAEQLVGWTTADAIGKPIEAVCGIVDERTRQRLPGPLAPPPKKEDSRSGIHHGTLLIDRAGESRPVEEAGAPIVDDHGRTIGAVLVIRDVTERRAQERELIERETQIRSLLDSTDEAICGLNLDGVCTFCNAASLRMLGYGRQEDLVGRPLGPLVHHDAPDASPGPEADWAIGKATRNGDALHGDDQWMRRQDGSAFPVEYRCTPVHREGALVGSVVTFLDITERRRGEAAAAERERLVALRAAKAAAMSRDAPLPDVLRELTSVIATQLGAAAVRIWTLEEDQTMLRLRASGGEGADAVTNSAYERVRVGERRVGRVALTGEPLVDEGPAFDPRATNPRWTSREKVVAFAGFPLRVEGRTVGVLAVLSRLPLTPSVLAELPPMADGLGQYIERREAERRLRESEQRLRLTVEAADIGTWDYNLRTGVLEWSERCKTMFGLAPDDAVSYERFLEILHPDDRDRVEAVVARASDPEGNGEYDTEFRAVWPDRSLHWIVAKGQGFFEPEGERPRSGSPPRTDTEGEGDRRVAVRLLGTAMDVTHSRQAAAELAASEARFRQLADAMPQIVWVADAEGRREYYNRRWYDYSGCAPDACVGQKLDPLLHADDRERAAAVWDRSLASGEPYQIEYRLESSGGDSRWFLVRALPVRDEAGTIVKWYGTSTDIEDKKRFEETLRRSEEFARSVLESSPDCVKIVDLEGRLLWMNQNGQQLFQVEDFEGVRGRSWADFWSEGGHAASCRAAIEAAAAGGIGRFQGMCRTLAGVPRWWDVAVTPVRGPQEEVERLLCVSRDVTADREGQERLRISEENLRHVLDSMLPFVAVIDPAGELIEVNQSALTVTGLRREEVIGKPFWECDWWSYDTAASGRIREAFRRAASGEFVRYDEACRVLDDGRMTVDFQLQPVYHGDGLKFVVASAVDITDRKRAEDQLANSQQFLRSSLDALSSHIAVLDERGTILTVNESWKRFGGQHRFHAPFCTVGTNYLAACEELPGADVDGEIRSAADAIRGVIAGERPRYSVQYSWSAGEGNGVPGSERRWFQMTVTRFLGTGEARVVVAHEDITRQIESQELMRSRSEQLRRLADVATELTAANDLQSILRIVTEGAKSLLGGDQAMTSHVFDAQWSEGEHFICRDPATPAAVPAIPFPDGLGLADRVCGRNQIVRLTRADDVQHGKASQAAARSWIAAPLVHLDGTNLGMIQLAGKRGGGDIGGGGADFTHDDESVLVQLSQMASVAIENARLYSQLQESIRRKDEFLAMLGHELRNPLAGIVSGVDALGMLPLPGEATEMQAVIGRQAAHMSRIVDDLLDVSRIVRGKLTLRPEPVRLNDLVRNVVRDYASAQGDDECEIRTEVCGEEIWIEGDMTRLNQVLSNLLHNSCKFGDGSNVVTLGLRRGASGRDAVVSVKDQGIGMTAETLSRIFEPFNQADVSLDRSRGGLGLGLALVKGLVRLHGGSVTASSAGLHQGAEFTIVLPTIAAPSSKAPESESTAIQPCRVLLIDDRRDAILPIRSMLSKDGHTVQTASDGPEGIQCAETFQPDVILCDIGLTPPMSGYDVARELRSREEFRETYMVAVTGYTQDEYRQRAFEAGFDYHVKKPVDLHMLRKILASRARF, from the coding sequence TTGTTTTCGAAATCCTCGGCGAAAACGAGCCTGGCGATCGGGTTCCTGCTGCTGGTCCTGGTGCTGGTGGCGAACGCGCTGATCTCCTACCGCAACGTCCGCCAGCTCAACGAGGACGGACAGCTGGTCAGCCGCGCGCTGGAAGTCCAGTCCGCTCTAGGAAATGTCGAGACCGGCATCAGCCGCTGCACCGCCAACCAGCGGGGGTATCTGCTCACCTCCGACCCCTTCTTCAAGCAGCGCTATCGGGAGAACGTCCAGCTCCTCGACGTGTCGATTCGCCGGCTCCGCGAGCTGGCGCAGTCCCTGGAGCAGTTCCCCGCCGACGAAGCGGACCTCGATCAGGTCGAGCAGGCCATCGAGGATCACGTCGCCAGCCTGGATCGCCTCTTCGACCAGCCGGTCCAGACCCGCGAGCCCGCCGTCGTCGACGAAATCGCCGGCGGCGAGGCGGTCGTCCGGCGGGAGGCGATCCGCAACGGCCTCGCCCGCCTGCGGTCGCACCAGGACTCGATGCTGACCCACCTGCAGCTCGTCCACGCCCGGACCTACTCCTCCGCGGTCCTCAGCCTGACCCTGACCGGGATCGTGGGACTGCTGCTCCTGGCGTTCTACCTGTGGCTTGTTCAGCGGTACGTCTCCAGCCGGGCCGAGGCGGAGTCCGCCACGCGGGCCCACCGCGCCGTCCTCCAGGCGACGCTCAACGGCATCCGCGACGGCGTCGTGGCGACCGACGCGCGCGGCAGCATCACCTTCCTTAATCCGACCGCCGAGCAGCTCGTCGGCTGGACGACGGCGGACGCGATCGGGAAGCCGATCGAAGCGGTCTGCGGGATCGTCGACGAACGGACCCGGCAGCGGCTTCCCGGCCCCCTGGCTCCCCCGCCGAAGAAGGAAGACAGCCGCAGCGGGATCCACCACGGCACGCTCCTGATCGACCGCGCCGGGGAGTCGCGGCCGGTCGAGGAGGCGGGCGCGCCGATCGTCGACGACCACGGCCGGACAATCGGCGCCGTCCTGGTGATCCGGGACGTTACCGAGCGCCGCGCCCAGGAGCGGGAGCTGATCGAGCGGGAGACGCAGATCCGCTCGCTGCTCGACTCCACCGACGAAGCGATCTGCGGACTCAACCTGGACGGGGTCTGCACGTTCTGCAACGCCGCCTCGCTCCGCATGCTCGGCTACGGGCGGCAGGAAGACCTTGTCGGCCGCCCCCTCGGGCCGCTCGTCCATCATGACGCCCCCGACGCGTCCCCCGGGCCGGAGGCGGACTGGGCGATCGGCAAGGCGACGCGGAACGGCGACGCCCTTCACGGCGACGATCAGTGGATGCGGCGGCAAGACGGCAGCGCGTTCCCGGTCGAATACCGCTGCACCCCCGTCCACCGCGAGGGGGCGCTGGTCGGGTCGGTCGTGACGTTCCTCGACATCACCGAGCGCCGCCGCGGCGAGGCGGCCGCCGCGGAACGGGAGCGGCTCGTCGCCCTCCGGGCCGCCAAGGCGGCGGCGATGTCGCGGGATGCGCCGCTGCCGGACGTCCTGCGGGAACTCACTTCGGTCATCGCCACCCAGCTCGGCGCGGCGGCGGTGCGGATCTGGACCCTCGAAGAGGACCAGACGATGCTCCGCCTGCGGGCCTCGGGAGGGGAAGGGGCGGACGCGGTCACCAACAGTGCCTATGAGCGGGTCCGCGTCGGAGAGCGGCGCGTGGGACGGGTCGCGCTCACGGGAGAGCCGCTGGTCGACGAGGGACCGGCGTTCGACCCGCGGGCCACGAATCCGCGGTGGACCTCCCGGGAGAAGGTCGTCGCCTTCGCCGGATTTCCCCTGCGGGTCGAGGGGCGGACCGTCGGCGTCCTGGCGGTGCTGTCGCGGCTCCCGCTCACTCCGTCGGTCCTGGCGGAGCTCCCGCCGATGGCGGACGGCCTGGGGCAGTACATCGAGCGGCGGGAGGCGGAGCGGCGGCTGCGGGAGAGCGAACAGCGGCTGCGGCTGACCGTCGAGGCGGCCGACATCGGGACGTGGGACTACAACCTCCGGACCGGGGTCCTGGAGTGGTCCGAGCGGTGCAAGACGATGTTCGGCCTGGCGCCGGACGATGCGGTCAGCTACGAGCGGTTCCTCGAGATCCTGCACCCGGACGACCGCGATCGCGTCGAGGCGGTCGTCGCGCGGGCGAGCGATCCGGAGGGGAACGGCGAGTACGACACCGAGTTCCGCGCGGTCTGGCCCGACCGCTCGCTTCACTGGATCGTCGCCAAGGGGCAGGGGTTCTTCGAGCCGGAAGGGGAGCGGCCGCGCTCAGGTTCGCCGCCGCGGACCGACACGGAGGGAGAGGGGGACCGCCGGGTTGCGGTGCGGCTCCTCGGGACCGCGATGGACGTGACGCACAGCCGCCAGGCGGCCGCGGAGCTCGCGGCGAGCGAGGCCCGGTTCCGGCAGCTCGCGGACGCCATGCCGCAGATCGTGTGGGTCGCCGACGCCGAGGGGCGGCGGGAGTACTACAACCGCCGCTGGTACGACTACAGCGGCTGCGCCCCGGACGCCTGCGTCGGCCAGAAGCTCGACCCGCTCCTGCACGCGGACGACCGGGAGCGGGCCGCGGCGGTGTGGGACCGGTCGCTCGCGTCCGGCGAGCCGTACCAGATCGAGTACCGGCTGGAGTCGAGCGGAGGGGACTCCCGCTGGTTCCTCGTCCGGGCCCTTCCGGTCCGGGATGAGGCAGGGACGATCGTCAAGTGGTACGGCACCAGCACCGACATCGAGGACAAGAAGCGGTTCGAGGAGACCCTGCGGCGGAGCGAGGAGTTCGCCCGCAGCGTCCTCGAGAGCAGCCCCGACTGCGTCAAGATCGTCGATCTCGAGGGGCGGCTCCTGTGGATGAACCAGAACGGCCAGCAGCTGTTCCAGGTGGAGGACTTCGAGGGGGTGCGGGGGCGGAGCTGGGCCGATTTCTGGAGCGAAGGGGGGCACGCCGCCTCCTGCCGCGCGGCGATCGAAGCGGCCGCCGCGGGAGGGATCGGCCGGTTCCAGGGGATGTGCCGGACCCTCGCCGGAGTTCCGCGGTGGTGGGACGTGGCGGTCACGCCGGTCCGCGGCCCGCAGGAAGAGGTCGAGCGGCTGCTGTGCGTCTCGCGGGACGTGACGGCGGACCGGGAAGGGCAGGAGCGGCTCCGCATCAGTGAAGAGAACCTGCGGCACGTCCTCGACTCGATGCTGCCGTTCGTGGCCGTCATCGACCCGGCCGGAGAGCTGATCGAGGTCAACCAGTCGGCCCTGACGGTGACGGGGCTGCGGCGGGAGGAGGTCATCGGAAAGCCGTTCTGGGAGTGCGACTGGTGGAGCTACGACACCGCCGCCTCCGGGCGGATCCGCGAGGCGTTCCGGCGGGCGGCGTCCGGGGAGTTCGTCCGCTATGACGAAGCCTGCCGCGTCCTCGACGACGGACGGATGACGGTCGACTTCCAGCTCCAGCCGGTCTATCACGGCGACGGCCTCAAGTTCGTCGTTGCCTCGGCGGTCGACATCACCGACCGCAAGCGGGCCGAGGACCAGCTTGCGAACTCGCAGCAGTTCCTCCGTTCCTCGCTCGACGCCCTGTCGAGCCACATCGCGGTCCTCGACGAGCGGGGGACGATCCTGACGGTCAACGAGTCGTGGAAGCGGTTCGGCGGACAGCACCGGTTCCACGCGCCGTTCTGTACCGTCGGGACGAACTACCTCGCCGCCTGCGAGGAGCTTCCAGGGGCCGATGTCGACGGAGAGATCCGGTCCGCGGCGGACGCCATCCGCGGCGTCATCGCGGGAGAGCGACCCCGGTACTCCGTCCAGTACTCCTGGTCCGCCGGAGAGGGGAACGGCGTCCCGGGGAGCGAGCGGCGGTGGTTCCAGATGACGGTCACGCGGTTCCTGGGGACCGGCGAAGCCCGCGTCGTCGTGGCTCATGAGGACATCACCCGCCAGATCGAGAGCCAGGAACTCATGCGCAGCCGGTCGGAGCAGCTTCGGCGGCTGGCGGACGTCGCCACGGAGCTGACCGCGGCGAACGACCTGCAGTCGATCCTGCGGATCGTCACCGAAGGGGCGAAGAGCCTCCTCGGCGGCGACCAGGCGATGACGAGCCACGTCTTCGACGCCCAGTGGTCCGAGGGGGAGCACTTCATCTGCCGGGATCCCGCGACTCCCGCCGCGGTCCCGGCGATCCCGTTCCCCGACGGCCTGGGGCTCGCGGACCGGGTCTGCGGCCGCAACCAGATCGTCCGGCTGACGCGGGCCGACGACGTGCAACACGGGAAGGCATCCCAGGCCGCGGCGCGGAGCTGGATCGCCGCGCCGCTGGTCCATCTGGACGGGACCAACCTGGGGATGATCCAGCTCGCCGGCAAGCGGGGCGGGGGCGACATTGGTGGCGGCGGCGCGGACTTCACTCACGACGACGAGTCGGTCCTTGTCCAGCTGTCGCAGATGGCGTCGGTCGCGATCGAGAACGCCCGGCTGTACTCGCAGCTTCAGGAGTCGATCCGCCGCAAGGACGAGTTCCTGGCGATGCTGGGACACGAGCTCCGCAATCCGCTGGCGGGGATCGTGAGCGGGGTCGATGCGCTCGGGATGCTGCCGCTCCCCGGCGAGGCGACCGAGATGCAGGCGGTGATCGGCCGGCAGGCGGCCCACATGTCGCGGATCGTCGACGACCTGCTCGACGTCTCGCGGATTGTCCGGGGGAAACTGACGCTCCGGCCGGAGCCGGTCCGGCTGAACGACCTCGTGCGGAACGTCGTCCGAGACTACGCCTCCGCGCAGGGGGATGACGAGTGCGAGATCCGGACGGAGGTCTGCGGGGAGGAGATCTGGATCGAGGGGGACATGACGCGGCTCAACCAGGTCCTCTCGAACCTGCTCCACAACAGCTGCAAGTTCGGCGACGGCTCCAACGTCGTGACTCTCGGCCTGCGGCGGGGGGCGAGCGGCCGGGACGCCGTGGTCTCCGTGAAGGACCAGGGGATCGGGATGACGGCCGAGACCCTGAGCCGGATCTTCGAGCCCTTCAACCAGGCGGACGTGAGCCTCGACCGGAGCCGCGGCGGCCTGGGCCTGGGGCTGGCGCTCGTGAAGGGGCTGGTTCGCCTGCACGGCGGGAGCGTGACGGCTTCGAGCGCGGGGCTGCACCAGGGGGCGGAGTTCACGATCGTCCTGCCGACGATTGCCGCTCCGTCGTCCAAGGCGCCGGAGTCGGAGTCGACCGCGATCCAGCCGTGCCGGGTCCTGCTGATCGACGACCGCCGCGACGCGATCCTGCCGATCCGGAGCATGCTCTCGAAGGACGGGCACACGGTGCAGACGGCGTCCGACGGTCCGGAGGGAATCCAGTGCGCGGAGACGTTCCAGCCGGACGTGATCCTGTGTGACATTGGCCTCACGCCGCCGATGAGCGGTTACGACGTGGCCCGCGAGCTCCGCAGCCGCGAGGAGTTCCGCGAGACCTACATGGTCGCGGTGACGGGCTACACGCAGGACGAGTATCGCCAGCGGGCGTTCGAGGCGGGCTTTGACTATCACGTGAAGAAGCCGGTCGATCTCCACATGTTGCGGAAGATCCTTGCCTCACGGGCCCGCTTCTGA
- a CDS encoding sulfatase family protein has translation MRSLRALAVLVVVSSGLATVDAADRPNIVVILADDLGYGDPACYGGKIPTPHIDRLASQGMRFLDAHTSSAVCSPTRYGLLTGRYNWRSKLQRGVLGGLSPRLIEAERQTITSFLKQQGYHTAAVGKWHLGLDWSVLPGKQVTELNIEPREQVFNVDYAQPFRNGPLSVGFDEYFGISASLDMVPYVFLRNDRVTAPPTEDREFLMMAGRDKGAKTRQGPTAPGFEAEGVLPEIVRESCAIIARQAPKSKGSEGGREPFFLYVPLTGPHTPILPTPEWAGKSGMNPYADFVMQTDAAVGAMMSALKDAGVEQETLVILTSDNGCSPQAKFDELKVHDHNPSGPLRGNKADLFEGGHRVPFVVRWPGRCAAGETSPETICLTDIFATAAELCGEKLADEAAEDSFSFLAALQPGGRTTRDHLVSHSINGSFAIRRGPWKLLLCPDSGGWSEPRPGAKKAQGLMGVQLYNLETDLAESRNVADAEPKRVEELREQLDRIVERGRSTPGRPQKNAVPVDVMARK, from the coding sequence ATGCGATCCCTGCGAGCGCTCGCGGTTCTGGTCGTTGTGTCGAGCGGTCTGGCCACGGTCGACGCCGCCGACCGCCCCAACATCGTCGTCATCCTGGCCGACGACCTCGGCTACGGCGATCCCGCCTGCTACGGCGGCAAGATCCCGACGCCGCACATCGACCGCCTCGCCAGCCAGGGGATGCGGTTTCTCGACGCCCACACCAGCTCCGCCGTCTGCTCGCCGACGCGCTATGGCCTCCTGACCGGCCGGTACAACTGGCGCTCCAAACTCCAACGGGGCGTCCTCGGCGGGCTCAGTCCGCGGCTGATCGAGGCGGAGCGGCAGACAATCACCTCGTTCCTCAAGCAGCAGGGCTATCACACCGCCGCCGTTGGCAAGTGGCACCTCGGTCTCGACTGGAGCGTGCTGCCGGGCAAGCAGGTGACCGAGCTCAACATCGAGCCCCGCGAGCAGGTGTTCAACGTCGACTATGCGCAGCCGTTCCGGAACGGGCCGCTCAGCGTCGGCTTCGATGAGTATTTCGGGATCAGCGCCTCGCTCGACATGGTTCCGTACGTCTTCCTCCGCAACGACCGGGTCACCGCCCCGCCGACCGAGGACCGCGAGTTCCTCATGATGGCCGGCCGCGACAAGGGGGCCAAGACCCGTCAGGGACCGACCGCTCCGGGGTTTGAGGCCGAGGGAGTGCTGCCCGAGATCGTCCGGGAGTCCTGCGCGATCATCGCGCGGCAGGCGCCGAAGTCGAAGGGATCGGAGGGCGGTCGCGAGCCGTTCTTCCTTTACGTCCCGCTGACCGGGCCGCACACGCCGATCCTTCCGACGCCCGAATGGGCGGGCAAGAGCGGGATGAACCCTTATGCGGACTTCGTGATGCAGACCGATGCCGCCGTCGGGGCGATGATGTCGGCGCTCAAGGACGCGGGCGTCGAGCAGGAGACGCTGGTCATCCTGACGAGCGACAACGGCTGCTCGCCGCAGGCCAAGTTCGACGAGCTGAAGGTCCACGACCATAACCCGAGCGGACCGCTGCGGGGGAACAAGGCGGACCTCTTTGAAGGGGGGCACCGCGTGCCGTTCGTGGTCCGCTGGCCGGGGCGATGCGCCGCGGGGGAGACGTCGCCCGAGACGATCTGTCTGACCGACATCTTTGCGACCGCGGCCGAGCTCTGCGGCGAGAAGCTGGCGGACGAGGCGGCGGAGGACAGTTTCAGCTTTCTGGCGGCGTTGCAGCCGGGAGGACGGACGACGCGGGATCATCTCGTGTCGCACTCGATCAATGGATCGTTCGCGATCCGGCGGGGGCCGTGGAAGCTGCTTCTGTGTCCCGACTCCGGCGGGTGGAGCGAGCCGCGGCCGGGGGCGAAGAAGGCGCAGGGGCTGATGGGGGTGCAGCTTTACAACCTGGAGACGGACCTGGCGGAGTCCCGCAATGTCGCGGACGCCGAGCCGAAGCGGGTGGAGGAGTTACGGGAGCAACTGGACCGGATCGTCGAGCGGGGACGCAGCACGCCGGGGCGTCCGCAGAAGAATGCGGTGCCGGTCGACGTCATGGCCCGGAAGTAG